Genomic segment of Flavobacteriales bacterium:
GGTCAAAGGGCACAACGGCCACATGCAGAATGAACGCTGTGATGCGCTGGCCACCTGGGCCATCAAGAACTCGGAGCTTCGTGTCGATGAAGGCTATCCGGGTTGAATCAGGCCCGCTTCAGAGCGACCTTGAAGACACTTCCTTGACCGGGACGGCTTTCTATCTGAAGCTCCCCTTCATTCAAGTCCACCAATTCCTTGACCAGGGTCAGGCCTAGCCCGGTACCTACTTCCCCGGCTGTTCCCCGTTCGCTTTGGATCCCATCGGAGGCGAGCCGTTCTATCTGTTCAGCGCTCATGCCTACTCCAGAATCCTTGACCAGCACCTGTATCCGAC
This window contains:
- a CDS encoding sensor histidine kinase; translated protein: RIQVLVKDSGVGMSAEQIERLASDGIQSERGTAGEVGTGLGLTLVKELVDLNEGELQIESRPGQGSVFKVALKRA